The sequence below is a genomic window from Henriciella marina DSM 19595.
ATGAATTCAAATCCTACGAGGAGATCGCCCGGTCCAAGGGTTTCCTCATGGTCTCCGCCTCGCCATTAACGCGGTCGAGCTATCATGCCGACGAAGACTTCGCGAAGATGAAAGCGGCCCGGGTCGCTGGCAATCAGTAGGAGCCGCCTTTGCCGCGTCTTTCCAAGCAGGTGATCATCGAGCATCGCGCCGATGAGGTCTTTGATCTTGTCGCGGATGTTCGCCGCTATCCCGATTTCATCAAATGGATCCGCTCCATGAAGGTGAGCGGTGAGCGCGAAGAAAACGGCGTTCGAAAATATCGCGGTGAGGTCGATGTCGGCTTCAAAGGCTTTTCCGAGCGCTTTGCGACCGACATCACCGCCGACCAGCCGAATAACACGGTTGAAGTGAAGCTTGCGTACGGACCGTTCAAGCGGCTGCAGAACCGTTGGAAGATGACGCCGGATGGCCAGCTTGGCACGGTCATCGACTTCTTTATCGATTATGAGTTCCGCAACCCGGTCCTGTCATTCCTTGCCAAGGCGAACACGTCTCTTGCCGTCAACAAGATCATGAAATCCTTCATCGAAGAGGCCGACCGGCGATATGGTGCGCGTCGGACCTGACCGGAACAGCGTCTTACGGAATTTGCTGCCGGATCATTTCGAGCGCTGTCTCGATCGTCGCCATGCGAACCTCGTGGCGGCCAATATCCCCGAAATAGCAGACTTCGTGGAGAACGGCCTTGTTTTCACGGGCGCAGGCAATGTGAACTGTGCCCACCGGCTTCATCGGTGTGCCGCCGCCGGGGCCGGCAACACCGGTCACCGCAATGGCAAGATTTGCGCGGCTCGCCTCAAGCGCGCCTTCGGCCATTATCCGGGCCACTGCTTCAGAGACCGCGCCATTATCCGCGATTAGATCGCCTGGCACGCCAAGCACCTCTTCCTTTGCGCGGTTGGAATAGGTGACAAAGCCGCGCTCGAAAACGTCTGACGAGCCGGAGAATTCCGTAAACAGCGCTGCGATCAGGCCACCCGTGCAGGATTCTGCCGTCGCAATCTTGATGCGGCGTTCGCGCGCTTCATCCATGGTCAGCAGGCAAAGATTTCGAAGTCGGTCTGGAAACATTTTATACTCCTAACGAAGCTGTCTCAGCGTTGCCACGGCCTGCGCCGCAATCCCTTCGCCTCGACCAGTGAAGCCGAGGCCCTCGGTGGTGGTGGCCTTGATGCTGACGGCGTCTAGCGCAAGTCCGGTCACAGCGGCTGTTTTTTCTCGCATGGCTTCGCGATGCGGTTTGATCTTTGGGGCCTCACAGATCAGCGTCACGTCGCAATTGGTAAGCTCCCAGCCTTGTTGGCGGGTGAGGTCAATTGCGTGGCGCAGGAACATACCGGAGTCGGCATCCTTCCATTGCGCATCAGACGGCGGAAAGTGATCGCCGATATCGCCGAGCGCCATGGCTCCAAGAATCGCGTCCGTCAGCGCGTGCCAGCCAGCGTCCGCATCAGAATGCCCCTTCAGTTTGGCATCATGCTCAATGAAGACGCCGCAAAGTGTAACGCCGGGCCCTGGCTCAAAACCGTGGACGTCGAACCCTGTGCCAACTCTGATGGGGAGGTCGCTGGAAAACATAAGAGAGCGAACTTTCTCGAAATCATCGGGGTAGGTGATCTTGCTCAATTTCTCTGATCCAGAAACCAGCTCGACAGCAACCCCGCTTGCCTCGACAGCTTCAAGATCATCGACATAAGCCTTACTGGTCTGGCTGAGCGTATCCTTGAGGACGTTCAGACGAAAGGCCTGAGGGGTCTGTATCCTGTACAAGTCGGAGCGATCGATCGTACGCAGAGCTCCATCTTCACGGCGCTTTACAGCATCCGTGATGGGCAAGGCGGGCGCTGCAGCGACATGCGCATCGAGGGCTTCGATCAGACGGTCGATAATGACCCCGTCCAGCCCGGGCCGAGCCGCATCATGGATGAAGACCAGATCATTCTCATCGGCCTCAAGCGCATCCAATCCGCTGCGCACGGAGTCAGCGCGCTCGGCGCCGCCCGCAACGCAAACAAGTCTCTGGTCGACTGGAAGGGTGGCGCGCACCGCCTCCAGACTTGATTTCGGAAGAGCGATGCAGACCGTCTTAAATCGCTCATCTGCCAGAAGCGTATCGACAGACCATCTGTAAACCGGCTTGCCGGCAAGCATTTCGAACTGCTTGGGCGAATTTCGTCCAGCGCGTTGTCCAGCGCCAGCCGCTACGATGATTGCATGCACGCTCATAAGTTGGCCATTAATGGGGCTGATGCGGATTGGCCACAGCAATTCTCTGTCCGTGTGCGGCCAGCATGCTCAACTATTGTGCAGAGCAAAAATATGTTCAAACTGAGTATATGAAGTCTATGCATCATCCTTTGGCAGAAAAAGTCTGGCTTGCTCCGATGTCAGGCTCGACGGACGCCGCATTCCGCCGTCAGGCCGTGCGGTTTGGCGCTGAAGCTGTCGTCTCGGAGATGGTGGCCGGTGAGACGCTGGCCATGGCCCGGCCCGATGTTGTACGCCGCACATGTCGTCATGAGGGCAAGGGGCGCTGGATCGTCCAGCTCGCCGCAAGACGGCCCGAAGACATGAGGCGCGGCGCTGAACTGCTCGCTGAGGCGGGCGTCGACCAGATCGATATCAATATGGGGTGTCCATCCCGGCAGGTGACGGGCGGTCAGTCTGGCTCGGCCTTGATGAAAGAGCCTGATCTTGCAAAGGCCATTATCGATGCCGCTCTTGAGGGGGCCGGTGGCCTTCCGGTTTCCTTGAAAATGCGGCTCGGTTGGGACAGCGATATGCTCAACGCGCCTGAACTCGCCCAATACGCCGAACACGTTGGCCTCTGCATGTTAGCGGTCCACGGGCGCACGCGCTGCCAGTACTACAAGGGGCAGGCGGACTGGGCACGGGTATCAGATACGGTGAATGCCGTCGCGCTGCCTGTTGTGGTGAACGGCGATATAGGGTCCGTCGAAGACGCGGATAAAGCCCTGCAGCAGTCTGGGGCTCACGGTGTCATGGTCGGGCGATCAGCCGTGGGGCGCCCCTGGATGCTGGGTGAGATCTCGGCTCACCTTGCTGGAAGAACCAATTGGAGCGAACCGAGCGCCGCCGAAAAGCATGAGAGCCTGATCGAGCAGATCGAGGATAGCATGACGCTCTATGGGACATGCCTTGGTCTGCGGATCGTGCGCAAGCACATCTCGGCCTCCATCGACTGGCTCGCGAATGACTGGTCTGACACCGAGCGCAGAGAAATCCGCAGCGCAGCGTGCAAGTTTGTCGAGCCGGCCCCGCTCTTCGATTTCCTGAACCGGGTCTATGCCGACAAGTGGAGTGTCGCTGCGTGAGCGAAAAAGCGAGCCTTCTTGATCTTGCGCCTTTTGCGGTCCTGCACATTGATGCGCGGCGGACGATACTGGCGGCCAATACCGAAGCTCAGATTGTACTGGGCCATTCTCTGGCCATTCTGAGGCAGAGAAATCTGGGCGAGTTCGTCTATCACGACTCGCCGTTGTTTGAGCTTCTGGACCGGGTAAGCGGCGAAGAAGGCGATGTCAGCGCCCATGGCGTTACAGTGTCCGGCCCATCGGTTCTTAAAGGTAAGCTCTACGATGTGCGGTTGCGTCCGGCCCCGCAGGGCACGACGATTGTTGCGCTCTGCGAGTCACTTGTTCGCGATGCCGCAGACAGCGCGGCAGGCATCTCCGGCTTTGGCCGCATACTCGGACATGAAGTGAAGAACCCGCTGGCCGGAATTTCCGGTGCTGCGCAGCTCCTTCTGCGCGGAGCAGATGAGACCCAGGCACCGCTACTTGATATCATCCGCAGCGAGGCAAGCCGGATCGAACGACTCGTCAGCCGTCTGTCGGCCTTCGAGCTGTTCTCAGCCCCGCGCCGCGACCGTTTCAACATCCACCAGCTTCTCGACAAGATTCTTGTCGCTGAAGAAGCCGCGCATGGTGGCAACATCATGCTCAAGCGTGCCTATGATCCATCATTGCCCGAAATACTCGGCGATGAAGACCATCTGCATGAGGCCTTCCAGAATATCGTCCGCAATGCTGCCGAAGCGGCTGGTGAAACGGGCGGCAAAGGCCAGGTTACGTTGCAGACGGCCTTCGAGACCGGCTTTGCCTTTTCCAGCAAGCGCAATGTGAACCGGCTGCAGCGCGCGATCAGGATAACGGTCGAAGACAATGGCAAAGGCATAAGCGCGGAGACCCGCGACCAGATGTTCGATATGTTCTCATCGACGAAAGCTGGCGGGCGCGGTCTTGGTTTGAGTGTCGTCTCTGAGGTCGTCGCGGCACATGAAGGCCGCATCAAGGTCGAAAGCCGGCCCGGCCAGACAAAATTTTCGGTGTTCCTGCCGATGAAACGGGAAAACGTTCAATGAGTCAGAAGACTGTACTGCTCGCCGAAGACGATGCCAGCATCCGGCTGGTCGTCAACCAGACCCTTGTCACCGCGGGCTATCAGGTCCGCGCGACCAGCTCTGTGGATGCGCTTGAGCGCTGGGTGCGCAATGGCGAAGGCGACGTGATCGTCACCGACGTCTATCTCGGTGACACGGCAATCTTCGAAGTGCTGCCGTCCATCAAGCTGGCCCGTCCTGACCTTCCCGTCATTGTGATGAGCGGCCAGAACACGATTTTGACGGCGGCGTCAGCTGCTCGCCATGGCGTTTATGACTATCTGCCCAAGCCGTTCGATATCGACCAGCTGACCAGCCTTGTCGGGCGCGCGCTCAAAGGGCCTTTGCGCAAGGATGCCGCCGCCGCTGATGCTCTGAAAGGGCAGGGCGAGAACAGCCTGCCTCTAATTGGCCGCTCAGAGCCTATGCAGGAAGTCTACCGCATCATTTCGCGAGTGATGAGTACAGACTTGACCGTCCTGATCGAGGGCGAATCCGGCACCGGAAAGGAGCTTGCCGCCCAGGCCATCCATGAGCTCGGCAGCGAGATGACCGGGCCGTTCAAGGCGCTGGACCTGGCCGCAATGCCGACCGATCGGATCAGCAAGGACCTCTTCGGGACAGCTGAAGAACCGGGCCTCGCCTTCGACAAGGGTGCAACGCTCTATCTCGATGAGATCGGTGACTTGCCCGCCGAGGCACAGACCCAGCTTGTCAAGCTGATGCGGGAAGCAGGTGGGGCGCGCATTATCGCATCGACGCGCAAACCGCTAGGCGCCCTCGTTGAGGAAGGCCGCTTCAGAGAAGATCTGTTCTATCGCATCAATGTGGTGCGGATTTTTATGCCGCCACTGCGACAGCGCAAGGAAGACATTCCCGAACTGGTTCGCGCTTTCCTCATCCGCGCTCAACGCAAAGGGCTGCCAAGCAAGCAGCTGGAGCCAGCGGCGATGGACCTCATCATGGCCTATGACTGGCCGGGCAATGTTCGCGAGCTCGAAAATCTCATCATGCGTCTTGCGGCGCTCAGCCCTGATGCCGTGATTTCTCAGCGCGACGTCGAGCGCGAACTGCGGGCCGAAGCGCTGAAGGACATCTCGTCGTCCGGCAGCTTCGAGAAGGAAGTCGAGACGCTGTTGCACAAATACGTAATGGCCGATTTGCTGCAGGCAGACCCGGACGATAGCGACATTCACCGCACCATCATGGAGCAGGTTGAGCGCCCGCTGATCAAGCTTGCCTTGTCAGTTACATCCGGCAACAAGCTTCGGACAGCTGCCCTTCTAGGGGTCAACCGAAACACGCTTCGCTCCAGGATCAACTCACTCGGCCTCGCAGACGACTGATTGACGCCTCCCGGTCTGTTGCTCTAAAGTCTCAGTGTTGCGCTTCGACAACAGCGACACCGACGAGGTAGAGTTTGCGCGGCTTCCTGAAGCCTGGAAAATCCCAGACCGGCTGGACCCTGTTTCAGTGGCTGTTTCTCGTAGCTGCCTTTCTGGCGGCCATGGTGACATTTGTCGCCGTATCAGAGATGGACCCGATCGCGCCAATGAGCCGCGACGTCCAGGCAATGATCATTGCCAATACGGTTATCATTAGCATCCTCGCCCTGATTATTGTGCAGCGCTACCGGGCCTCCAGAACGCTGGAGAAGGGCGCCGAGGGCAACCGGCTGGCGCGCCGTTTCCTGCTATTGTTCAGCCTTTCCGCCGTCATTCCGGCTCTCGTCGTCTCAGTCTTTCTGTGGGCGGCCATCTCGCGTGGGTTCGACACCTGGTTTGGCGAGCGTGTCTTCACTCTCGTTGAGCAGACTGCGACAGTCGCGCGTGAAAACGTCGATGAGTATAGCGACTCCCTCGAGGAGGACACGCGCCTTGCGGCCACCGATATAAACAATGCGCTGGAAGGCCTCACCGATGAGCCGGAAGCCTTTTCCTCATATCTCGGCATGCAGGCCCTGCTGCGGAACATGCGCGTGGGTTATGTCATCGACCGCGAGGGGGATCCGCTTTCCATTGGCCAGAATGCGAGTAGTGAAGCCTACTACCGTCGGCCGACACCTGACATGTTCGATGAAGCCGACGACGGTGAAGTGGTCTTGTCTCTCTTCGAAAATGAAGGGTTCACGACGTCGCTTATCAAGCTGAACGGGATGACAGAGGCCTATCTCTATCTCGCCAAGCCCCTAGACCGCGATGCATTTGCTCGCCTCAGACGTGCAGAGCAGGCGCTGGAGGAATACCGGATTGCTGGCGAGCTGAGTACGCGTTCGCAGGCGCTCTTCATTGTTGCCTATGGCCAGATCGTTGCGCTCGTCCTCCTAATGGCGATCAGGCTGGCGCTTGAGGCGGCAAGCAGGATCACCGGGCCGATTGGCCGGCTGGCAAATGCGGCCCAGTCTGTGCGTGATGGAGATCTCGATATCCGCGTCCCGCTTCCGCGAGGCAAGGATGAGGTTCGCGCCCTGACGCGGTCTTTCAACGTCATGACAGAACAGTTGGGCGCGCAGCGATCTGCGCTCATCTTCGCGCGCGAAGAGGCCGAAGACAGGCGGCTCTTCCTGGAAACCCTGCTTGAAGAGGTAAGCGCCGGCGTCATCCGTATCGACGAAGGCTTTGTCGTCACTTTGGCGAACCCGTCGGCGCAGAAGCTCCTCGACGCTGAAGCACCGGTTGAGGGGCGCCTCCTTTCGGAGATCGCGCCCGCTTTCATGCCTCATACCGAGGAGGCAATGGCATCCGGGCTGCCGATTGATGCCTCGCTTGATCTTCGCACTGTCGGCGGCCCGCGCCATTTCCGATTAAAAGCGGCCCGCGATTCAACCGGAGGGCTGGTTCTCACCTTCGATGACGCGACACGTCTTGTAACGGCGCAGCGACAGCTTGCCTGGCGTGACGTCGCACGTCGCATCGCGCACGAAATCCGCAATCCGCTGACCCCGATTCAGCTCTCGGCCGAGCGTCTAAGGCGTCGCTATACACAGTACATTCCCGAAGACGATACGATCTTTGAGAAGTGCACTGATACGATATTGCGGCAGGTCAGCGACATTGGCCGTATGGTCGAGGAGTTCTCCGGCTTCGCGCGCATGCCAAAACCGACCCTGGACACGTTCGACCTCGCCAAGCTCATTGATGAAATCGGCTTTTCGCAACAGGTTGTCAGCCCTGAAATCGACGTGGACATCGTGCATGCACGAAAGCCTCTGATGATATCAGCGGATGAGCGCCTGTTGGGACAAGCCGTTGGAAATATTGTAAAGAATGCTGCCGAAGCAATCGAGCGCCTGCCTGAAACGGAAGAGAAACAGGGGCTGATAGAAATCAAGATCGAAGAGAGTGATGATTCGATCGCAATCATCATTGAGGACAATGGGCCGGGATTTCCTGAAGAGGCGCGCGAACGCCTTCTGGAACCCTATGTCACAACGCGCGAAAAGGGCACCGGTCTGGGGCTCGCCATCGTCAACAGGATCATCGTCGATCATGGTGGGGCGATACAATTACAGGAGCGCGAGGGATCGCGTAGCGGCGCGCGTGTCCGGATCATGTTGCCAAAACATGCCGAACTGGACGAGCTTGCCGAAGTTGAGACCACGGAGGTTCTCTCATGAGTGCCGATATTCTTGTCGTAGACGACGAGCCAGACATCCGCGACCTGATCGCGGGGGTGCTTGAGGATGAAAGCTATGCTGTCCGCACCGCGGCGACAGCAGAGAAGGCCCTTGAGGAAGTCAGGATGCGTGCGCCGGGTCTGGTCATCCTTGATGTCTGGCTGCAGGGCAGCGACATGGATGGCCTGTCGGTTCTCAAATTCATGAAGTCGATCGACCCGCTTATCCCGGTCATCGTCATCAGTGGGCATGGCAACATCGAGACAGCCGTCGCTGCCATCCGGCGCGGCGCCTATGACTTTATCGAAAAGCCCTTCAAGTCAGACCGCCTGTTGCACCTTGTCGGCAGAGCGCTGGAATCTACGGCGCTGAAGCGTGAGAATGCATCGCTCCGCAATATGGTCATCAGCAGTGATGACTGGATCGGTACCAGCCATGCGGCCGCGACGTTGCGAACGGCTATCGACAAGGTCGGCCCGACCAATTCTCGTGTTCTGGTCACAGGACCAGCTGGCGCTGGCAAGGAGCTTGCCGGACGCCTTATTCATGCGCAGTCCAATCGTCATGATGGCCCTTTTGTCGTTGTGAACGCGGCAAATATTTCTCCGGACCTTATGGAGCAGGAGCTCTTCGGTGAGGAAGACCATGAGGGCCGACCGAAGCGGATCGGTCTCTTTGAAAAGGCCCATACCGGCACGCTTCTGCTGGATGAGGTGGCCGATATGCCCCTCGGCACACAGAACAAGATACTGCGTGTGCTGACAGAGCAGCGCTTCCAGCGTGTCGGCGGCAAATCAGACGTGCACGTGGATGTGCGCGTCATGTCCGCATCGACCAAGGATCTCAAGGAAGAGATCGCTGCAAAGCGTTTCCGGGAAGACCTCTATTATCGGCTGAGCGTCGTACCTATTCGTGTGCCATCTCTGGCAGAGCGCCGAGATGATATCCCGGCGCTGGTCGATCACTTTACAGGCAAGATATCTGACAGTTCCGGACTGAATGCCCGCTCGTTTTCGTCCGAGGCCGTTGCTGTCCTTCAGTCCATGGAGTGGCCAGGCAATGTCCGTCAGCTAAAGAACCTGGTTGAGCGTATTCTGATCCTGTCGCCCCATGATGCAAAGCGTCCGGTGTCCGTGGATGAGCTGCCACAGGAGAGAAGCGGTCTCGGCGGCAGCGCCCATCCGTCGGCCTCTGCTGATCTCGTCGGTCTTTCTCTTCGAGATGCCCGCGAGCAGTTCGAGCGCGAGTATCTGACTCTTCAGATTACCCGGTTCGACGGCAATATCTCCCGCACAGCCGAGTTTATTGGCATGGAACGGTCGGCGCTGCACAGGAAGCTGAAAGCGCTTGGCGTCAATGCGTCGGCATCGCGGTCGGAAGTCTAGCCATGCGGGTTATTATCTGTGGAGCTGGGCGCGTCGGGCAGGGCATTGCACGGCGGCTAGCCAGGGAAAACCATGACATCGTGATGATCGATCAGGACACCAAGCTGATTGATATTGTGCAGACCGAACTGGATGTCCGGGGCATTGAGGGGCACGCGGGCCATCCCGAAGTCCTGGCATCAGCAGGCGGCGCCGATTGCGACATGATCATCGCGGTCACTTATTCCGACGAAGTGAACATGGTGATCTGCCAGGTCGCGGATACGCTGTTCAACATTCCCAACAAGATTGCGCGCATCCGGGCCCAGCAATATCTCCAGGTCGGTTACCGGCAGCTCTTTTCGCGAGAAGGTCTCGGCATTGATCTCGTCATCTCGCCAGAGATTGAAGTTGGTGATGCCATCCTTCAGCGGTTCAGCACGCCCGGTGCGCTGATGAGCGTGAACTTCGGACGCGGTGATGTTCAACTTGTCGCGATCGAGGTGCTTGCAGACAGCCCCGTCCTTGATACGGCGCTGGATCAGATACAGGGGCTGTTTCCAAGCCTGAGTGCACGGGTTGTCGGCATTAACAGGGCGGGCCATGTTTTTGCACCCCGCGGAAACGACCACCTCAAGATTGGCGACACCGCCTATGTCGCTGTCCTGAAATCTCACAGTCACAGGCTGAACAGCATTTTCAATCGGCCGGAGCCGGAGATGCGCCGCGTCGTGGTTGTCGGCGGCGGTAATGTCGGCCTGTACGTCGCAAAGGGGCTCGAGAAGCAATCGGGTATTCGCGTTCGGGTCATCGAAGCAGATGTGGGGCGTGCCGAGCGGGCCGCCGCTGAGCTTTCACGCACCATTGTCATCCATGGGGATGGCCTGACACGCTATATCCTGGAAGAATCCGACGCCCCGACCGCCGATCTCGTCATTGCAACGACCCATGACGACAAGACCAACATCCTTATTTCAAAGCTCGCCAAACAGATGGGGGCCAAACGTGCGCTTGCGCTCGTCAACGCGCCTGAGCTTGCGTCTCTCGCCCGCGAAATGAAACTCGACGCGGTGCTCGACCCTAGGGCGCTCACCGTTTCGCGCATTCTTATGAAGATGCGCCGTGGCCGCATTCTCGCGCTGCAGTCGCTGGAAGATGGAGCCGCAGAGATTGCAGAAGGCGTCACACTCGATACATCCCCGCTGATCGGCAAGACGCTTGGCTATGATGATCTGCCAAAGGGCGTGACCGCTGCGGCCGTCCTACGCGATGGCGAGGTTGTCTTTGCGTCCAGCGACGTAACCGTGAAGGCGAATGATCACGTTCTGCTCTTTTATGAAGGCGCGATGACGAGCAAGGTCGAGCAATTCTTCCGGGTCAGCGCTGATTTCTTTTAGCGTTTCCGGGTAACCTTCCTCCTTCAGGCGGATCCCATGAACTATCCTGCGATCATCAGAATGCTCGCCTTCACTGGTTTTGGCTTCGTGATTGCCATGGGCTTCGCATCGCTCGTCGCACTGTTGCTCGGCGAGGGCCTGCAGTTCAGGGTTTTTCTTACCACGGCTGTTCTGCTGGCGACGGTGAGTTCGGCGACACTCGTTATGGTCGGTCGCCCCACCAGGCGCGCCCAGCCATCTGACGGTCTGGCTTTCATGGTTTTCTTCTGGGTGTTTGCGGGCCTTGCCTGTGCGCCGCCTTTTCTGCTGGGCCTGCCGAACGCCAGCGCGGCTGCGGCTATCCATGAAGCCATTTCCTGCCTGACCACGACGGGCCATTCGGTTTTCGATCCGGCAGGACCTCCGCTACCAGGGTCAATCCTCTTGTGGCGCGCCCTCCTTCATCTAGCCGGCGCCGCTGCGACGGTAACATTCGCTGCGACAGTGCTCGCGGCGCTTAGCCTTGATGGGCCGGGCATTCACCGTACGCCTCTGTTCAGCATCTCCGATGAGAGCTTTTTCGACACAATGCCCAGGGTCCTGAAGGTAACTGGATTGTTCGGGAGCATCTGCATCCTCGCCATTTTTACCATCGAAGTGGTCGGCGGAATACCGGTCGACATGGCGTTTCTCGATGCCGTGAGTGCCATTACCACAGGGCTGGTTGATCCTCTCAGCGTGTCCAGCGATGTCGTCCGAATCGCGCGGGTGCTGGGTCTTTCGCTGGGACTTATTCTGGGGTCGCTCGGGATTTTCTTCATGATTCAGATCGCGAACCGTCAGTGGAAAAAGGCGTTCATTGATGCGGAAACGCTGTCATTTGGACTCGCCCTCATTCTTTTCTCCGTCGCCGGTGTTCTACTCGGCCTGACAGGTCTCAATGCGATCGGCTGGACGCTTTCGAGCCTGTCTACGAGCGGCATTGCTCTTGTTGCTGAGGAAACGACCGGAAATCTGCCGCTTCCACTGCAACTGGCGCCGTGCCTTGTCGGCGGCGCGGCTCTTTCAGCCGCAGGCGGTCTGAAGCTGGGGCGTCTCTATGTGCTCGGGCGACGGGTCGGTCAGGAATTCAAGCGGATGGGCTTTCGCCAGTCCCTGGTGCACTTTCAGTTCAGAGGGCGTATTCAGTCGGACAGGACGCTGATGGGGATCTGGGTCTATCTCGT
It includes:
- the trkA gene encoding Trk system potassium transporter TrkA, giving the protein MRVIICGAGRVGQGIARRLARENHDIVMIDQDTKLIDIVQTELDVRGIEGHAGHPEVLASAGGADCDMIIAVTYSDEVNMVICQVADTLFNIPNKIARIRAQQYLQVGYRQLFSREGLGIDLVISPEIEVGDAILQRFSTPGALMSVNFGRGDVQLVAIEVLADSPVLDTALDQIQGLFPSLSARVVGINRAGHVFAPRGNDHLKIGDTAYVAVLKSHSHRLNSIFNRPEPEMRRVVVVGGGNVGLYVAKGLEKQSGIRVRVIEADVGRAERAAAELSRTIVIHGDGLTRYILEESDAPTADLVIATTHDDKTNILISKLAKQMGAKRALALVNAPELASLAREMKLDAVLDPRALTVSRILMKMRRGRILALQSLEDGAAEIAEGVTLDTSPLIGKTLGYDDLPKGVTAAAVLRDGEVVFASSDVTVKANDHVLLFYEGAMTSKVEQFFRVSADFF